The Etheostoma spectabile isolate EspeVRDwgs_2016 chromosome 9, UIUC_Espe_1.0, whole genome shotgun sequence DNA segment ttaaaagtgcctacccatgtgcagtgattccttaagagggaacacagtgaatctgactgctgtacatgtgacagaaaggcatgaaAGTTGGGCTAAATCAGCtgtaagcatatgcttatttttaagtaagtgctgtagtaaaATTTgtaggagacaagttataattgaggtaagtttggagacactaccttatttaatcattaaattgatatcctacatatttttgttttatctctttttggtgttgtagtttgtagacaaccctaagctctctaacggccgtcttaaaataaaaactaaacacagCTCAATTAGCAcgactttcatgcatttctctcacatctactgcagtcagattctctgtgttcactctgaaggaatcactgcacatgggtaggcacttttaatgacattttgaacatgtttagaggctaaaaacacatttaaaaacttaaaaaactgtttaagcctgttgggttctaactctagcaggaggataacacgatATAGACAGCACTgattgttttcgtttttctctctactgacagcactccaaatttacaaatatataataatatcgaccagaattctcctttaagtatCATAACTAGacgtcaaataaaaaaataggaatGGTGCTTTAGACATAATCTGTTCTGCGTGAGCTACAATGGATTAAGGAGTAGAATagtgatttattttaaagattactttttggggcttttccacctttaatggacaggacagctaggtgagaaagggaagACATACAGGAAATAGGTCACAGGTtggactcgaaccctggacctctgcgttgagGCCTAAACCTCTATGTGTATATGCGcatgctctacccactgagcaaACACGGCCACTGGAATAGTGTTTCATGATAACTGGTAATTTATCCGTAAATTACACAATATTCCTGCTTTTATATGTTacttttttcccaattttttcacttgcatttttaattgtagACATTTGATATGTTTTTTCTTATAATTTTCCTGTGGCTTCACCAACACACTACTGTGACTTCAGAATATGTGGGCTGTAGGACGCAAGatacacacactgctgctgtcattttCACACCTGTGtttccatttagtttttttctcttaagTTAAAGTAGCAGGTGTCTATCTTGTCCTCTGTTTGTCCCTGGTAGCGTGCATGTTCATGCACCCTATCCAGCAGCAGCCCCTATAGCCGTCACAGTAACTTGTGTATTATGGCCTCGCAGGAGTGTATCTCGCAGTCAGCAGTGAAAACAAAGTTTGAGCAGCACACTATCAGGGCCAAGCAGATCACAGAAAAAGTCCAGAGCATCATGGACGCCATCAACATCGAGGCAGCGGAGAAGAGGTGGGTATATTGCTCCATACATGCTCTTTCAGTGGGAGTGGACGGGTTGACATTTATTTGTCTGTGATAGTGTCTCATATGGTCAGTGCTTCTAGAGGTAACCTATGAAACTAAATAGATATGTTGGTGTTACATGATTTTAATGACTTTTGTTTAGTAATAGAGGGATACATTAAGTAGTACATTCTATAACAACCAAGGGAATTTCTCAAAAATGCAACTTTCTACTGTGTTGCTCTTTATGTTTCTTCACCTAACTCTTTTTGACAGTGAAATCGTTCAGCTGCTAGTTTGCATTTGTGACTGACTTTCCTGTCTGCGGGGTGGGGCTTCAGAGTGGCGGCACTGGAGGACAGAGAGTGTCAGATAGACCGGCTGGAGTTTGTCAAGAATCAGCTCAACCTGCTGATTGATGACATCAAGAAAAAGATCAAGGCCATCAGTGAGGACGTGGAGTCTAAGGTAATATAGACCATGACTGGTGGAAGAACTATTAAATGTCCTGTTTAAGTGTACTTATTCCCTCCTTACTATCAGAGACCTACCTGCTTACACCAACAGCTCTGAATCGAATAACCATTGTTTCCATCATTGGTTCATGTCAATACATTGAGTATTGTCTTAATTAACTGTTTGGTTATAATAgctgaaaatagtgaaaaatgctcTTCATAATTCTTTTAGAGGCCGAGGTTATGTTTTCAAATGGCCCAAAAGCTAAAGATAGTCAATTAATTGTCAGAGAAGGCCTTAAAAACAGCAACTCTTTCCATCTGAGAAGGTTGAACCAGCACATTATGGGCATTTCGCATGATTGAATCAGTTAAATTGTTGGTGGTTCAATTTTTGTATATTAATTGATTAACTTATTAGTTGTTTCAGCTTTACTCTAAAAATGAGTTTCAGATTGATGCCTATCTATAATACTACAGCTGCATGCAGTGTTTAATCAAATGTAACCGagtagaatttctttttttttttaataactccTTGATGCTTGGACAGGTAGATGTGGTTTAGCTGAATGCTTATGTTTCATCCAGGTGTCCAGCGCCATGGGAGAGGAGATCTGCCGTCTCCACGTAATCGTTGATGAGTTCTGCGCTGACTTCCACCCGTCGCCGAATGTCCTCAAAATCTACAAGTCTGTAAGTAGAGGCGCAGATTACATCTTCACAATCGCACCATTTCCAGGCCAATAATCTGAGGTGCACTGGTGACATGTACTCCGGATTTCTCTATTGTGTTGACTGCTGTCAATTGATTTTTGCAGGAGCTGCTGGCTCACGTGGAGGAGGGGATGGGCAAGAATCTGGCCTTCCGCTGCTCCAACGCCATCAACGCTTCTGTCCAGTCCTCTCAGAGTTACATGATGGGTGGGTAATTAAACGGCGAACATAACTGTGTAGAAAATAATGAAGTTAGATTAAGTGAATAGTTCTGCTCAAACAACAGGTTTTCTTAAAGAAATCAACAAATCATAATCTACACCTCATCATTTACCTCTTAATGATCAACGTAAATTTAGTAGACACCATAAGTGAgagattaaagcaacactaaagaaATGGTTACAGACAaatccgcttccaacctgtagggagACCGAAGCGGTTCTACACTAAAGTTCTTTAGTGTTGCTtaaaagctacagtgcgtagtttctgttgcccccatgaggagTTCAGAGTACTAACCACAAAACACTCAGCGCGTCTACATAGTACAAGCTTTCTGTGATCGTGCACGCACCCCCAcccacagttgctagtagccaaggaggacatggaggatttaaaacaacatgattgacttttcagaagaggtaattatcttcattTGAGTTTCTGCTCGCAAAAGTCGCCGTAAGACACAattttctgaacacagccatacagagattgtggagctgatagatagatacagtaaTTAGCTTTGGATCAactaatttggcaatggctagaatgtaatggacgttcattaatatcaaaaagttacgcactaaagctttgaaGCTTTCTCTTGGTCATTTatgatattttgtattatttagtaCAGTATACCATCTTAATTAAGGACAAATACCAATAAAGAACTGTCAGATGGAAGAATAGTGAAGATTGAAAATGTATGGTTGGTTGTCTAAAATCCTAATTTTCTCAAAACATTTTCTTGTTTATAAGACCAAGGAAGAAATGATAGTTTTCTAGAAAATGACCTCAACCCAGATTTCCAGTCCATTGTTTTTACTAATTTAGAGAGGGTTGCTGAACTTAGTCAAAACCTTTTGGGCACTCGAGCTACGGTCTGCAACACCCAGCGCCCTGCTATATTTACCCTCCTCTCTGAATGCCATCATCCCACGCCCCATTATGCTACAAATGCGTCACTGTGTCAGGCACGCATCCAAGCTGTGCTCAGTGACAGTGATTTTGAAAAGGTGTTAATGTGCCCTCTGATGAAAAGGACTCAGGTGCTGTTATGAAATTGtggtgtgattttattttttttatttttttcttcttcttcttccctaagtagaaataaagaaaagctttttttgtttctttatagaTCATAATGATAATGTTGCAATGCTGTTTCTGTcatctttagttgtttttgttgttactgCCCCATTATTCACAAAACATGaattaactgtaaaatgaacttAGAATACTAACATATTTTCCCTTGCGTCAGTGCATGTTTAAAATCCAAACTAAGATACAAGTGATCCCATGGCTGCTGTTTACAGTATTTGTGTCTATTTCTATTGTGGTTCTCATACTTCATGTTTGCTCACTCTCCAGAGAGCATGCTCCCTCTGCTTCCCTCTGCGGCCCAGAGCCAAGTCCTCATGCTGGTGCCCAGCAGGAAGTTTGACCTAAGTTACGATCTAAACTGCACCACGCTTTGCAGTGACTTCCAGGAGAACATTGAGTTTAACTTTTCATTGGGCTGGACAGCGTTAGTCCACCGCTTCCTGGGATCAGCCAATGCACAGAAAGCGCTCAGACTGGTGGACCAGAACTTCCAGGTACAGGCTGCCATTGTGGGAGAGAGCTAGTTATCTATTAGGATCAACATGCATTGATTTATATTGTGGTAGCTAATGTCATTTTTTGTTCTTAGTTTTTGTGTGATGCAACTGAATTCACGCAAACACGTACCATTTTGAAGAAGTCCAATTTTGAAAAACTCTGCTGTCATTAGGCCTCTCGCCCAGCGATGGCTGTTACGCCCTCCTCAGGACCCCCCTCCACGATGGCCCCGCCCAACAACGAGACAGCCCTCATGAGCCAGGAGGAATTGATGATAGCCATGGCAACCAACGTGGCATCTCTCACCTCCCGTACTTCAATGAGTATTATCATCGTTGGGGGAGTGGTATGTTTACTCCAATATTGTAAAAAGATTTGAATGCAAAAAAACCTGACTagtccttttatttatttttttatggcttctaaaaatgcagcacatggCGCTGAAAACCATCCCTAACAAGGCTGGGCTAACTGTGAGAGCTAACCCAGCTTCTGTTATTTATGTTCTCTTTCAGGTGTGGAAAGCAGTTGGCTGGAGGCTGATCGGCCTGTCTGCCTCACTGTACGGCCTGCTGTACCTGTACGAGAGACTCACCTGGACCACGAAGGCAAAGGAGCGTGCTCTGAAGCGCCAGTTTGTGGACTACGCAAGTGAGAAGCTGCAGCTCATCGTCAGCTTTACTAGTGCAAACTGTAGCCACCAGGTCCAACAGTAAGTCCTGATGCAGTATATTTGCTGTAATTTCATAGTAGGACAAACCAGACAGAGCAGTACTTGAAATCATTGAtcactaatggcgtttttcgtTTCATGGTGCTGCTCGACTCGCCTTGGCTCGGCTTGACTAGACCGCGTTGCCCCGtcttcctttttccattgcagagtAGTACCGCCTCACGCACCCCCCGCCCCGTATGTCGCTAGCCCcgtctccgaccaatcagtagtctgcaggttttcacgccaccttttggtatcgcctcagctcgcttggaacctcgtctaaggtagtactacaaaaagtacctgttagcaggtaccagggactttttttttgtaatggaaaaccaaaaaagagtcgagtagatacactgcagtggaaaaacgccaaaaTACTCAATGTACTTAATTTGATAAATCCTTCTACAGGCAGCACATTTATGCTGATATCAAGTGCTCATTTCTCTGCACCatttacacagacagacagacagacagacagacagacagatccatccatccatccatccatccatccatccatccatcaatcctaGTCCCACCCAAGAAATAAGCACTGCAATGCTGTGCTCTCTGTGTTGCCAGGGAGATGGCGGCAACCTTTGCCCGACTCTGTCAGCAGGTGGACCAGACGCAAAAAGAGCTTGAGGCTGAAATCCGCCAACTGACAGCCAAGATAGATCAGCTGGAGACCGTTCAGAAACACTCCAAGAGCCTGCGGTCAGTCTGGCTCCTTCTCTCATTGGAGGGGGGCAACATGAAGGGTGGTGAAGAGAGGGGATGACTGTCATGGAATTTGCGATTGTCTACTCTGTGGGAAATTAATATCTAAATGGTATGAGTGATAGTAcagaaacagcaaaaaaaaaatagtcaagACCTGGAGGCAATCAAAGAGAGCGATAACCGATGACACAAGGAAATACATATGAGTTTTTATTGCCACTGCTCCTGTGTTTGTGATCAAAAAAGAGCTTGCTTTAAATTGAGTATTGAAATGTACAAAGGTCTACATAGTTGTGTCATGATATAACAAACATATAGGACACAATATATGTGGAAATTGGCAAATTAGTTCTTTAAACACAGAGATTTTAGGCAGGTTGGAAAAGGTCTGAACTGTTATTAATGAAAGGTTGGGGAATTGCTAATACTGTTTGGCCAAAAAGTCTGCTATTCAGTTGCACTATTTACATAATTGCAATGTAACTTGCAATTAATCTTTGGAAATGGAAACGGTAATTGAACCGTTAGcaacgaagttggttcaaatcCGATATGCGTTTGTTTCCTCTGCAGACATAAAGCGACAGAACTGGAGAAACAGTTGGAGGAGTTCACAAAGCAGTACCTGCAGCCTCAGCAGTGAGCTGCTGCTGTTCATCCCGCCGCTGTTTGGTTCTTGTTGAGCCGATCATTCCTCCGCCAGGTGCCGCCTCATGGCGCCTGGGCCTCATCACCTAATCTACTCCACAGTTTCTGTGGACAGTAGTGCAGGACAGAGAGATCAATCCATCGATTGGTCTatcatctaaaaagaaatctaaaGGTGTTTTGATAATCAATGAAAGGTTATCAGGCAACAATACCAAACGTCTGCAGCTTCACAAGTGTAAAGATTcagatgttttgtttcatttgtaaAAATGTCGTTATTGTAGTTTTTTGTCACACAAAATAGTCAAATTATAGAAAGTAACTCAATGGccactttgtctttttcttgaCCTTTTGTTGACTTGTCAactatttaagaaaaaaagattaattgataatgaaaacaatcagaATTTTCACTCTTAGTGGACAGAGGAGATTAAAGGCCCAGACAAGACAGtattccccctcctcctctcctcatcAGCAAGCCCAGTGGTGCTTGAGAAACTTCAGTgaacaaactgtaaaacaaGAACTGCctgtaaaacaaagaaagatgGATTTAATATGTGTAAAGACACTCCACAAGGTGGGGATGGAATCTCGGTCGTTGGGAAGGCTACCGGTCGGCTGCTGCATTTTGACACTAACGTACTTCTAACTGTGAATATGCCTTTTTTGACTAACTTTTGTGGATCAAATGAAGTTTGAGTTTCTGTAAGATTGTACAGTATCTGTTCAGGCACATGATCTGCTGTATGTtagcaacaaaaaataaatatatttaataagagaacagttgttttcttaattataGTTAGACAATTTGACCAGAAAGGGAAAGCATGTTTTTAGCATACTGTTGGTTCACGTTCTATTTTCTAACTATGTAAACTGTATAGATCAAAGGTTTTGGAAATCCTCATATTTTGTTATATCCTACTTTATTAATACCCATTGGACTTCTAATAACAATTGGAACAGGCTGcactaaaattgtatttttcctTTAATGTGTGTTGAAATACCTCCAGATTTGCATGATTGTAATAAATCTGCCAATCTAAAACTGACTTTTTGTGCATTTATTAGACTTTACTTTCCGAACTCCGTGTTAAAGGTACCTGGGAGAGTTTTTCACCaccagtactttttttttaggttcTATATCAATATTCTAGAACCTTGAAGAAAACACTTAAAGGCCAAAAGAAAGAAGCCCTCCAAACATATTCCTGCTCCCACCTACAGACAAGGAAAAGCTGCTGCAATTTTAACGTTTGCATCCTCTGCAGCCAGTGATTGTTACTGCAGTGCCACTTGTTAATCATTaataacaaaggaatttccccgttgtgggatgaataaagtatctaacAGTAATAAAATGGAGCATTGGTGGAAATTAAATTTTCAATCTCTGGTTCTTTGGCGGTACTTACGGTGATAAGTGGTAATTGCAGGTGTTTTTGGATCTCACTTTCACTTTTTAGTTAGTGTGCGGAAGCACAGAGGGGAGGGGACGATatgagggaggggcaagctagtctcattttgtttgaaactactttgaacgtcaacaagaagtaacatcGCCTAGTGCAACTTTAAATCTATATCCTTTTCTACGTCATGTAGATCTTTATATATTTGTGTACAGTCTACATTTATGTAATAAAGGAAATCAGTCAGGGTTTGTACTCTTGGTTAGAAGCTTTTTATTGGTTACAATAACTCATGGCAACATATCAGTATCACCAAGCCActgtacaaatacaaaaaaaaggtctgGTGTGAAAAAGACTATAAAAATTATTCCATAACAAGTGATTATAATTCCACACAAAAAGCACTGTAAGAGAATTATCATGGCACCAAGTCCCTGGTCTTTACTGGCTTAacatataaaacaataaatagaatcaaaacaaaatgtcagaacaGTAGGTTGTAGAGTCAAAGGGCAGTGCATTATTTTGTGATGGTGCTATGGTGGTGATCGTGTGACAATCAATTCAAGTGGTGGGGTGTCATTGAATCAGAAACTTTAAATTTCTCATATccagatattaaatttggaggATTGTGCAAATGCATAAATACTGTCTAACAAATTTTCCCAACTGCTCTATGACGTTAGACGTTGGCACTGTGGGTGACTGACCAATCCCAACTCACATTGATCAAACAACGTACATACCAGTCCAATGAGTCAAAGAAGTCAGATATCTTGGTACTTTGGTAACAATGTCTGGCAATACTGTAAATGCATCAAATGTTGACATTTCGTAACACCAAAAAAGCTGATTCGACAGATCCATATCGGTTGTATAGTTAAGAGAACAATCTTGATGAGACCACAGTattgtgaaattaaatgaagtcaAGCACCTTTTGGATTAATGTGTGCACTGCACAGGCATGTAGAAGTGTTACTATTCCAGGTTCAGCTGCTAATACTGCTGAATTACACACAGGGCGAGAAAATGGCTGCTTCTGAATATCACTGTCAGTAATACACATAATCCCCTTTTTCACCTGTTAAGGGCTttggtgtatttttatttttcacagctCATAATGTCATGAAAGAACAGGTTGGGGTAAttggaatagtttgacattttggggaataATCATTCACTTTCTTGAAGAGAGTTAGGGAAGGTACCGCTTTCATGTCTGTCTGTTAGCAAATAACTTGAAAGGCTATAGCTAGCTGCTGcctagcttagtttagcataatgACTGGAAACAAGAGAGAAACGGTTAGCCTGGCTCTTGTCCAGCGGTCACGATGTCTGCCTATCATTATCTCTAAcactcactaattaacacagatctcatttatttaatatatacaAAAACTGAAGTTCAACAGAGTGGGTATATGCAGAGATTCAACAAAGTTACTGCTACCAGCCAAAACAGTTTAGTGAATCGTCggtttttacactttggtttttgtttaacaaataaGATATAAAATTGTTAGTGTGCTTTCGAAAGAGCTAGGCTAGCCGTTTCCCTGGTTTTCTtgctttgtgctaagctaagctgacAGGCTGCTGGTTGTTGCTTAATTTTTAACGGACAGATACGAGAATGGTGTGGATCGTCTCATCTATCTGCCAGAAAGCAAACATTTCCCAAAAATATCAACCTATccctttaaatacattttctcatcTTTATCTGGGGACACATGAGTGTCTGATGTCCGCTGACTGAGATGGAAACGTTACTCTAATAACTTAACACTTTGGGACAAAAAAACCCCACATCTTCAGAAATAAGCGGTTGGGTATAAAATCAGATACTGACGTGACTTGAATTGATGGATATGGAGAAGGCTGGCACTTGAGTAGTGagcaaacatgttttgttttttgtcacattgACTAGATTTCAGTTCACAGCTCAGGGTCTGTGGATAACATTGGCACAAATGAGGAAGTAACACTTAAATCTATATGTTATCCACATACATCagcaatcccccccccccatttcctttccccgccacacacacaaacacacacctaaaaACTATAACTAATCTTTAACATTCTCTCAAAATGGATTAATTAATGCAAAGCCAGGTAGAAGCAgctaaaacacttaaaaacaaaaaaagggtcACTAGAATCACAGAATGCCAAAGAGGGGGTTCATTGATAGCTGACTGAACCtaaataaatactacaaactgTATGGTAGTAGTAGAAAGCAGAACTGTATAAAAAGTGATGTAAAACACTTGTTTAAAGAAGCAGTATGGAGCTGCATGTGGTCGCAGTGGTTTTCTGTAAGCATGCTTTTTAGTGTTCACTAGTATCAGAATGTGCTTCTAttgggaaaagaaaaataattaataattagcAATCTCTCTTACTGATCAGTGTCTAAAAAGGAATAGTAAGAGGAAAACATTACTGTAGTCGATGCTAGTATTACCGTCTATTAGGAATGGTATCGTAAGGCAGAATGGAGACAATAATGCCACATCTCACAGGAGCACAAACCTCCTTTATCCAGCCCAGGTGGGTCAAATGTTTATATTCAGAGATAGGCACCGAAGACAGCTGATGGACAGGTCCAGCTCACATACATTatgtgtatttaattttttaagcctttattggAACCAAAATAATAGAAGATGTTTGATGAGAAAATACTCAAAATCAGAGATAGCACTTCTATGGGTAAATAAGTCACATGTGCTCAATGGTTTACATTTGTACTACAGTTTGTGAGTGCATGTCTAGCTCTCTACTAAGTGTACATTTCTGTCTACCAAGTGTACTTTCTTCACAAGCAATATTCAGTTCGATACATGTTTTtggtgagaaaataaaaatgttaaaccctttaaagaaaacatttttttctttatttacaggcttgtggtggcAATGGTGTTATTTAGGAGTGGCTAACATGATTTTAATTCCATGCAGTCACTCAGTTCACACCTTGACAACAAAAAGATCTGTTGATCCTTTgcttaggaaaaaaaaagaaaaaaaaaaaaaaggattaaaatgACATGGGGATCTATGACAGACATCtttcgtttttctctctctgcatctTTCCTCTAGTCTTCAGAGGCCGCAGACAGAGTCACTGCTGTCCTTTATGGTCCTTTAAATATTCCCACAAAACGACTGAGCTCTCTGCCATGTG contains these protein-coding regions:
- the mfn1b gene encoding mitofusin-1b, producing MAAAPPFIRSDSSRGEFSPLKRFVVAKKKISDVFEQLLNYVKETSAFVEDTCGAKALQNIASQDQKLEIQAYADKLAVIKEVLARRHMKVAFFGRTSNGKSTVVNAMLRDRVLPSGIGHTTNCFLSVEGTDDDKAYLKTEGSDEEKSIKTVNQLAHALHMDESLDAGCLVRVFWPKNRCALLRDDLVLVDSPGTDVTSQLDSWIDKFCLDADVFVLVANSESTLMNTEKHFFHKVNERLSKPNIFILNNRWDASANEPEYMEDVRKQHTDRCMNFLVEELKVVDRDQAPNRIFFVSAKEVLNSRMQRAQGMPETGGALAEGFQERLKEFQCFERRFEECISQSAVKTKFEQHTIRAKQITEKVQSIMDAINIEAAEKRVAALEDRECQIDRLEFVKNQLNLLIDDIKKKIKAISEDVESKVSSAMGEEICRLHVIVDEFCADFHPSPNVLKIYKSELLAHVEEGMGKNLAFRCSNAINASVQSSQSYMMESMLPLLPSAAQSQVLMLVPSRKFDLSYDLNCTTLCSDFQENIEFNFSLGWTALVHRFLGSANAQKALRLVDQNFQASRPAMAVTPSSGPPSTMAPPNNETALMSQEELMIAMATNVASLTSRTSMSIIIVGGVVWKAVGWRLIGLSASLYGLLYLYERLTWTTKAKERALKRQFVDYASEKLQLIVSFTSANCSHQVQQEMAATFARLCQQVDQTQKELEAEIRQLTAKIDQLETVQKHSKSLRHKATELEKQLEEFTKQYLQPQQ